A stretch of Pseudophryne corroboree isolate aPseCor3 chromosome 9, aPseCor3.hap2, whole genome shotgun sequence DNA encodes these proteins:
- the LOC134956974 gene encoding uncharacterized protein LOC134956974 translates to MRTSEAPGAAASQDGEVVPRTSSGFASGIGSYYRPDLIQDSSEDDEVEVQQPAVSTSLSAQMQLVADVQEGQDPSNVRRVNNLAAEMNVSQDSFRVVVGSRLDAIERTMDKMANGLLEMQKAHADSAAEMLKTRREDHRETMDILHILAQSISRLVENTSCLAHSNDNMSESHRQSSSSQQMIATTLQMIYDKLPEPAHQHAGDPPIPPSKATRTLPSLPPLPSWYRRSQMYQGYTGMYPTHQMPPPPTPAATSTAARAPRPSQPTTQPPRTSTPHQEEDQDPDRLPP, encoded by the exons atgaggacaagtgaagctcctggagcagcggcatcacaggatggagaag tggtgccacggaccagcagcggatttgcttcggggattggttcctactacaggccggatctcatacaggattcgtcagaggatgacgaggtggaagtgcagcagcctgcagtttctacatccctgt ctgcacaaatgcaattggtggcagacgtccaggaagggcaggatccctcaaatgttcggagggtaaacaacctggcagcagagatgaatgtcagccaggatagttttcgggttgtcgtaggaagcagactggacgccattgagaggacaatggataagatggcaaacggtctgcttgaaatgcagaaggctcatgccgacagcgcGGCCGAAATGCTAAAGACCAGAAGAGAAGAtcatagggagactatggacatccttcacattctggcccaATCCATCagccggctggtggagaacacctcatgcctggcacacagtaatgacaacatgtcggagagccatcgacaatcctcatccagccaacagatgatcgcaaccacactgcagatgatctatgataaactcccagaaccagctcatcaacacgctggtgatccaccaattCCGCCATCAAAAGCCACAAGGACgcttccttcccttcctccactaccatcctggtatagacggtcacagatgtaccaaggatatacagggatgtaccccacccaccagatgcctccaccaccaacaccggccgcaacatctacagcCGCACGGGCCCCGAGGCCTAGTCAACCcactacccagcctcccaggacatcgacgccccatcaggaggaagaccaggatccggacagacttccaccatga